The region CGGCGTTGGGATTTATTATTGCGAGTGCGTTGTTCGGTTTTTCACTCGGAAATGTATTTGCGTTCGCTATGGTCGCATTCGCGGGAACAGCGATACTCTATCAAACTTCGCAGGTACTTCATCAATTTAACACCAAACAACACGTCGCCGCTGCACTGACATTATTCGCAAGCGTGGCACTTTTGTTCTGGTATATCCTGAGCATTTTCAGCTCGCGTCGATAGCGGCAGGAAAACCATCTCATGGCAGACAATTATGCTCTGTGTCCAAAATGCGGAGCGGCTGAACCAAAATTACTAAAGTTCACTTGGTGGGGCGGAGCACTCGGCCCCAAAATGCTGACGCATGTAAAATGTCAAAGCTGTGGTAACAAATACAACGGAAAAACCGGCGGTGACAACACCGTCGGCGTCACCATTTATATGGTCGTGACAGGCGTTTTATCGTTCGTGTTGATGTTTGTGGTCTTCTTCTTTTTGTTCAGCCGCTAACCACGTGACGATTCCGGCAAAAATTCTTCGGCGGTGAGATTTCCATTAGAGTCTTTCATCAATATTTCTATTCGACGCTCTGCCTTTGCGAGCCGCTCACGGCACTCGCGCGAAAGCTTGATTCCCTTCTCAAACAACTCAAGGCTCTGCTCAAGCGGCAGATCGCCGCTCTCGAGTTTGCCAACAATTTTCTCCAGCTCGGCGAGCGATGTTTCAAATGACTTTTCCATAACTATTTCACCAGCTCTTCAGCCTGTCTCAGCGTATTGCTCAAATTCCCGATGCCGCCAAATTTATCAGCTGTATCCTTGCCGCCTCCAAGAGTTGCGATCGCGATGATCTCTTGCCCGATCTTCTGCGCGATGCTGGCGGCAAGTTTGTCATCTTTGACGCCGATGATCTGCCAGCGGTCGCCTGTCCAACGCATCCTCATCTCCAGCTGATGATTTTCGAGCTTGCTGTTCACAAAGGCAACATCATCTGTCACAGCAATATCGAGATACTTACTCGCTCCCAAAACCATTGCAAAAAATGGAACATCGCCGTATTTCGCAGTCCGGTCACGAATGACACGCGGCAATTCCGCACGAGCTCGATCTTTCACTGCTGGCATCAGCGGCCTTGCAAGTATCGTCGCCTTTTGAATGGCTTGCGGTGACATTCCACGTCCGTACAGTTCGATAGCTTTCGCCGTAACCTGCGGCATAAAATCTTCGACGATGGCATCGATGTCAACGATCAAATCGACCTCATCGGTGTCATCACGCTTTGCCGCATCGACCAGCAAAGCCAGCGAATACTGTGGCGAAGACCTAAGCTGTTGGTAATAGACAAGCCCGCCTATAATCGCGACCACCGCCAAAGTTAAAGCCACCGTTCCGGCGATCACATATGTCTGTTTCGGCATAAGTTATTCAGATGACAAAACCTCGGCGTTTAGTTTCCCACGCTCTAAACGTATTTTCAATTTGTCGCCAGGTTTAACGGTCGAAGCGTCGCGTAAGACGCTCCCATCATCAGTTTGAGTTATCGAATAACCACGCGTCAGCACTGCCAAAGGCGAAAGAGCATCAAGTTTCGCCATTTGTAATTTCAAATTTTCAGATTTCAAATTTAAAGCCTGTTCGATCGCAAATTTCCGTCGCTGTTCAAGACTTTCAAGCAAGTTTCTGATCGCAATAGCCTTTGCCGATAATGTCGCTGGCGTCAGCCGAGCTGTAACATCAGCAAACCGGGAATTCGCCCGTTGAACAGAAGCCGAAAATGAATACTGCAAATTGCTGACAGCTTCGCGAACCTGTGTCTTCGCATCGAGCATCTTGTAATCCAACATGCCCATCAATCTCTCTTCGCAAGCGTGAAGATCGTGAATAATATCTTCTTCGCGGCCCGCAACGATCTCAGCCGCCGCCGAAGGCGTCGCGGCTCGCATATCGGCGACAAAATCCGCTATCGTCACATCGATCTCATGCCCGACCGCCGAGATCACAGGTATTTCGCTCGCCCTGATCGCACGGGCAAGCATCTCGTCATTAAACGCCCAAAGATCTTCCGCCGAGCCACCGCCGCGTCCGACGATGAGTACGTCAATGCGCTCATGTTCATCGAGCGTTCGGTTATACGCATTCACGCCATTCACCGCCGCGCGAATACTGTCCGCCGAGCCTTCGCCCTGCACCAGCGCCGGTATAAGCAACACACTCACCGACTGCGCACGACGCGTCAAAACCGTAAGAATATCGTGATAAGCCGCACCGCTTTTGCTCGTAATAACGCCAACCTTTCGCGGCAGAAAAGGTATCGGGCGTTTTATTTCTTCCGCAAATAGCCCTTCCGCATCAAGCTTTGCCTTGATCTGCTGATAAGCCGCCGCAAGCGCACCTTCGCCCGAAGGCTCAAGTGATTCAACAACGATCTGCGTCTCACCGCGAGCCTCATAAAAACTCAGCCGCCCGCGAAGACGCACCGTGACACCGTTCTGCGGCTTAAATCGAATGCGGTAATTCGTGCCCTTCCAGCAAACACACTTTATCTGCGCATCGCCGTCGTTCAAATTAAAATACCAATGCCCCGAACCCGCCGCAACAAAATTAACGACCTCACCCTCAACCCAAACCGAAGCAAATTGCCGCTCAATACTCTCGCGCACCTCAGCATTCAACTCCGACACAGTCATCGGCCGTCGTTCTGTTTCGTCTAATAGAAATTGTAAAAGCGGAGCTTCCATCAGGATCTTTATTTTACTGCAATGACCGAGTTGATCGTCGAAAAAGTATTATCTCTTTTCGCCCTTATCTTCAGCCGCGGTGAAACACCATTCGCTACTGCGGTGCCCGACCGAAAGGCTATATTGTATGCCGTTCGTAGCTGTACGACGATGTCTTCATAAGCAAGTTGGATCTGGCTGATCTGGGTTATCGGATAATAGACACCGCCGGAAACTTTTGCGAGGCGTTCGCCTTCGCCGGTGCTTTTTGCTGTGAGCGACATATATTTCGAACGCATTGGGTCAATGTTGGCGGTCGGATTCGCAACAGCGGCTGCGATCAAGCCAGATGGAACATATAGAGGATAGATCAACGAGCCGCTTTCCTGTATCGAGCCAAGCAGTGCGTCGAACGGCAAAAATGAACGATTGTCGTCGCCGTCTGTGAGGATGACAATCGCGGTTCGTTCACCTTTTAGCTGTCGCAAAGTATCGGCGATCGTGTAAGCGAGAGCATCGTAGTACGCCGTTCCACCGCCCGCGTCGAAGGTGTCGAGGCTTTCGGACAGTTTGCCTTTGTCGGTTGTAAATTTCGAGATCACTTTTACATCATCGTTAAAAGTAACTATCGAGATGCGGTCATTTTTATCCACCGTATCGACAAAACTGCGTGCCGCTTTGCGTATGAAATTGACGTAATTTTCAACACTGCCCGAAACGTCCAGCAGCAGCACAAGGTTAAACGGCGCAGTCGAACGCTCAACCGAAATTATCTCTCGCTCTTTACCGTTTTCCAGAACTTCAAAATCCTTCGCACTAAGCCCCGCGATCGCTCGATTATTTATATCCGTCACGCGAACCAAAGCAGTCTTTACCGGTGCTATCACAGCCTCCGCTCGGCCCGACTTATTGCTAAGCGAAGGCTGCCGCTCAATCGGTGGCAGCGTACGAGCATAGTCACCAAAATATTTCGGCGAAGCACGTCGAATGGCCTCCATCAACAGCGAATCGCCGCTGCGAATAATCGCCTTAGCCGCATTTGTCAAAGGCCGTTCGCGAAGATCGCTCATAACCTCGCTCGGCGGCACGTTCAATAAAATAATGCCGCGTGCGGTAGTGAAATTTAGTGAGACAGATCTTTGATCTTTTGCCTTAAGTTTCTGATCCTTTTTGAGCGATTTCTCAGATTTGAGATTTGAGATTTCAGATTCGTTCTTTGGACTTTGGACTTCACCGCTTCGCCGGCCTTTGACCTCAAATCTTCCGGCAGCCTTTTCCTTTACCTCAGCGATCTCAAAATCAGCCAAATATCGCGGCTTAGATTCTGTCCACAAAAATTGATATTTCAGATCGTCGTCCGGCACATCCACAGCAATAGTACCTACATACGTCTTAACATCAACAGAAGCAAAGTTTCCCGCAACCTCGACAGCTCCGTCGAGAGTTTCGACTTTGATCTTTGTGCGTTCAGGGAGAACGAGAGTTAGGTCTATGCGTTTTTGTTTATCGGCGGGTTCTACCGAAATAATGATGTGGCCCGCTCCGCCTTTTATCTTTATTGCAGACTCCGCAACACCTTTTGGCAACGACGCATTCAAACGCCC is a window of Chloracidobacterium sp. DNA encoding:
- the xseB gene encoding exodeoxyribonuclease VII small subunit; its protein translation is MVMEKSFETSLAELEKIVGKLESGDLPLEQSLELFEKGIKLSRECRERLAKAERRIEILMKDSNGNLTAEEFLPESSRG
- the xseA gene encoding exodeoxyribonuclease VII large subunit: MEAPLLQFLLDETERRPMTVSELNAEVRESIERQFASVWVEGEVVNFVAAGSGHWYFNLNDGDAQIKCVCWKGTNYRIRFKPQNGVTVRLRGRLSFYEARGETQIVVESLEPSGEGALAAAYQQIKAKLDAEGLFAEEIKRPIPFLPRKVGVITSKSGAAYHDILTVLTRRAQSVSVLLIPALVQGEGSADSIRAAVNGVNAYNRTLDEHERIDVLIVGRGGGSAEDLWAFNDEMLARAIRASEIPVISAVGHEIDVTIADFVADMRAATPSAAAEIVAGREEDIIHDLHACEERLMGMLDYKMLDAKTQVREAVSNLQYSFSASVQRANSRFADVTARLTPATLSAKAIAIRNLLESLEQRRKFAIEQALNLKSENLKLQMAKLDALSPLAVLTRGYSITQTDDGSVLRDASTVKPGDKLKIRLERGKLNAEVLSSE
- a CDS encoding VWA domain-containing protein, with the protein product MLFSGKRFPLILFVIFAFTLGNFAQDLTRDLNVREGGTVEIVNRFGRVAAKAEAATDEKAAVGRLNASLPKGVAESAIKIKGGAGHIIISVEPADKQKRIDLTLVLPERTKIKVETLDGAVEVAGNFASVDVKTYVGTIAVDVPDDDLKYQFLWTESKPRYLADFEIAEVKEKAAGRFEVKGRRSGEVQSPKNESEISNLKSEKSLKKDQKLKAKDQRSVSLNFTTARGIILLNVPPSEVMSDLRERPLTNAAKAIIRSGDSLLMEAIRRASPKYFGDYARTLPPIERQPSLSNKSGRAEAVIAPVKTALVRVTDINNRAIAGLSAKDFEVLENGKEREIISVERSTAPFNLVLLLDVSGSVENYVNFIRKAARSFVDTVDKNDRISIVTFNDDVKVISKFTTDKGKLSESLDTFDAGGGTAYYDALAYTIADTLRQLKGERTAIVILTDGDDNRSFLPFDALLGSIQESGSLIYPLYVPSGLIAAAVANPTANIDPMRSKYMSLTAKSTGEGERLAKVSGGVYYPITQISQIQLAYEDIVVQLRTAYNIAFRSGTAVANGVSPRLKIRAKRDNTFSTINSVIAVK